In the Hermetia illucens chromosome 1, iHerIll2.2.curated.20191125, whole genome shotgun sequence genome, GAAATTTCAACTTTACAAATAAATATTTAGAAGAAATGAAAAACGCAATTGTATTTCTTAAATTATGGTGGAAGTCAGTGTAATTTGAGGCACAAGGTTATGATTATTATGTATTTTTTCCCAAAATAATGATGTAATTATGACTTCTAAAAATCTTAGTTTGGTGTTGGTAATACCAAATTTGTTGCATAAAATTTTATGTATATTACTATGGCCGCTGGTAGTTCATAAAGTATATTTGCTAATGCATTGTTGATTCAAAGCTTCTTATCTATATTGATCAACTATTGCCTCGACCTTAATACTAACATCTTAAAATTGGGGAATTGAAATTAAAGTGTTATTGCCCCCAAAAAATGAGATTCCTTTCCTCCGACGACCAGAAATGGAGCGAGCTTCAATGATTGGCCGTGCAAACATGAAAAGGTAGTTTTACTAATTTTTCACCATCGTTACAGCGCTGACGTAGTAACCAAAATTGAAATCCAGACACCGTCGTCGTACGAAATACATGAGCTCAGTTCCCCTTCACGAATACTACATTACCCACACCATCTGCTCCGTAACAGCCCCACACCATAATCCTTCAAACTCTACTGTgctcttcagattttttggctgCAGTTTTGTCCTAGGGTTATTCTACGCTTTTACCGTTCCATCGCTTTCCATCACACTCTACTTGATTGACTTTATTAACATAAGTTTTATTCGGTGCGATGCGTAAAATGCATGGCGAAGGAAGTGATATGGTGGATTGGCTGTTATGGGCaggataatagtaataatcattgaagcaacaatccaattggatcagggccttgaaatgtgtttgagcacttcattcaagaccgtaacggcacactaggaggcaatgtgttcggcattgcgctcgcccgagattatcatcctgatttgactcaggtactcattcacagctgagtcgactggaatcaaatcgcgatacaaatcccactgccatcagtgggacttaaaccgcgaccttccgtacgacagccttgtgttctaaccactcagctatgagGAGGATATCATGGTTAATGAGGTGTTTGTGGAAGGGAATACGGATGCGAAAAGGTACGTCAAAAGTAAAAAAACCGGATGTAAGTGCAGTGAAGTATCtgtcaaacattcaagatatgGCGAGACAATGAcccaaaatatcatcatcatcttcatcatcaatggcgcaacaaccggtatccagtctaggcgtgccttaataaggaactccagacatcccggttttgcactgaggtccatcaattcgatatccctaatagctgtctggcgtcctggcctacgccattgctccatttcaggcaggatctgcctcatctcctttttctaccatagatattgcccttatagactttccgggttggatcgtcctcatccatacggattaaatggcccgcccaccgtaacctattcagccgaattttatccacaaccggacggtcatgataccgctcatagatttcgtcattatgtaggctacggaatcgtccatcctcatgtagggggccaaaaattcttcggaggattcttctctcgaacgcgaccaagagttcgcaatttttcttgctaagaacccaagtttccgaggaatacatgaggactggcaagatcatagccttgtacagtaagagctctgaccctattgtgagacgttttgagcggaacagtttttgtaagctgaaataggctttgttggctgataacaaccgtgtgcagatttcatcatcgtagctgttatcggctgtaattttcgatcctagataggcgaaattgccaccggtctcaaagttgtattctcctatccttattcttcccgtttgaccagtgcggtttgatgttgttggttggttcgtcttcggtgctgacgctgtcaccatatattttgtcttgcattcattgatatgcagcccaagatctcgcgccgatagccgcctgctcgatccgaatgaaggtagtttgtacgtcccgggtggttcttcccatgatgtcgatattgtcagcataggccagtggttgggtggacttaaacaggatcgtacttcgtgcatttacctcagcatcacaaatcactttctcgagggccaggttaaatagaacacatggtagggcatccctttgtcgtagactgttgttgatgtcgaatggtgttcagagtgatgctgctgcttttatctggcctcgcacattggtcagggtcagcctagtcagtcttattaatttcgtcgggataccgaattccctcatggtcgtgtacagatttaccctggctatgctatcataggcggctttaaagtcgatgaatagatggtgcaactgttgtccatattccaacagtttttccatcgtttgccgcacagagaaaatctgatctgttgctgatttgcctggagtgaagcctctttggtatgggcagataatgcctcgttgtcaatcgtcaggcattggttcgctgtcccataccttgagctcaagttgatgaaccacttgatgtaactgttcgcctccatatttaaccaattaggctgtaatttcatcgactcctagcgacttatgatttttttttagccgatgaattgcacggactgtttctcctaaacttggtggtggctgtatttgtccgtcgtcttcagttggcgggacctccaactcgccgattttctggttgttcagtagctcatcaaagtactcagcccatcgctctaatattcccattctgtcgggaatcagatttccctctttgtctcggcaggatgaagactGTgattccccatcacatgttccAGCAAGTTGTTGTCACAGTCCACTTTGGTATGCAGATCACTCATCACTATCAGAATGTCAGGAAGCCGCTACTGAACTGTGGAACCTCCGGAACTCTCCGTTTATACATaatactgtacaattgtgatgttccttagcTTGGACTCGACTCCTGCAGTCAGAATCTTGTCAAATACCGGTTTCCAGATCACAAATAATTCTCCACCAGATACGCGTTTGCTACCAgttggctttccaaagtacaataGCATATAACCACAAGAGGATGAGGAGTACTTTCCAGAATCCGATCATACGTTATATATACAGAAATactatatgtgcatatatacgcATACAATTGGGGTGGAAATGTATACCGACCTACGAGGAAGTTGAAGTATAGCAGTTTCGGGCTTGAAACGCTGGATAGGTATAAGTCCTTACAAAATATCGATTTTTCATCAGTATAGTGtacctatacaatgacgaaatctatgagcgataccatgaccgtccggttgtggataaaatccggctcaataggttacggtgggcgggtcacttaatccgtatggatgaggatgatcccacccggaaagtctataagggcaatatctatggtaggaaaagaagacgaggcagaccctgcctaagatggagcgatggcgtgggccaggacgccagacagcttttagggatatcgaattggtggacctcggcgcaaaaccgggatgtctggagttccttattaaggcaggcctagaccggataccggttgttgcgccgttgatgatgatgatgatagtgtacctattacgGATAGAATTTCAAGCCAGCGTAAAATCGtcagaaattttaatatattccctacttctgagtacttcaacttggcatctggtatcAAGTATTCTTCTAGGTGCCTTGATATATTTAGCACAAGTGCAAGACACTGTCCCTGAACGTGTACGGACGTTTCTTTACACCccttgtgcgcttgggttcgcatCCCCCATaaacaccctggattgctccattCTTTATAAGTTCGCCAAGTATAGTTCCTTCAAatttcctcttaattttttaaggTCATAGTCACGAAcccgtttctgattccacagaaaAGTTTTGGTCCATACAGAGTCGTCCTACTCCCTTCGTAATCAGTTCGTCTGCTGcaaacatggcctggaacccagagtgtccagaccttattgtaTGAGTCGAGCatgttcagtctctcaaggcattcccattccAATTTAGAGTtcgccacttggctgtcggtcagaatagcaatgttttgcTCCCATAGTTCCTTTGGGGATTGAAGGAGGCACCTTTGTCTATGGCATTTGTTTCCGCCTAGAAGATGCTACTGTGCTTACGAATTGGTTTAAAGTAGATTtgccctctgctgtgagggatccgtcagtataccaagtaatcacttgctggtttaagccgtatttcaaacttcttatcgaaataaaaactcgttttcatgttatcccttggtatcagcaattcggggtgctgcctagaaagaatattaatcttccttcgatttaggcagctgccCGCCTCATTGATACTCCTGGGCATTCTGAAGATCCCCCTCCATGCCGGCATctctatgtgcagatggaggacATTATGTAATGACTGAAAACTGAATCCCACTTATACGAATATATATTTGAGCCATTTATCTGTGTGTGTTTTCGAAGTGGGGGAGGGGTAAATCCTCTGAGCCCTCAGATCTTAGTGGTCCACTCGATTCCCTCCTCTAACGGAttatcctggattcgtttatgtatcgcaggatttccattagtggatgtgagcTACCCGCTGCaattgtagcacatcagcaccaagaaTTTTATGTCTGATGCGTCGGTAGGTGGAGCGCAAACATAGAAAATGatcccagctagtgaattatgtcaGAATGCCCAGAATACTtgtacaagtcttcctgcttttcgaaagcacgatttagaagtcgtctggttgatttcttgagtctttgcagttctcgtttCTAcaatggaaccgttttacggcGTTGGTCTCGGGAAataagacaagcctcttcaaagctccctaaaagtgtgcgatgcagagtttccaattgatcttctatcgctaaAGGAATCCTCACTCGCCTAGGAAGCTTTATcgctaagaagttcattgaactttgtccaatcagTTTTCCTCGGATTCTGTTTTTGTATTACAAACGGTCTCCAATAGCcagaataaattcaaagtaaCAGTGgtttgagagtgagacttcatctagcattcGCCAATCTCtagtcaactctaacaactttgaagtgcggattgttaggtcaattacttcacttcttctcccTCTCCCCCCCTCTACGTTTGTGGGgcatcatcagaccagctgaagtggcaaaatcaaacagtttctctcctctaggattgcatttactaCTCCCCCAACAAATACGCCGAGCGttcacatcacaacctattaagagttcaaggtcacttgattctgcaaACACTACCTGATCCCTtagtttttctgttttttgaaAGAGTTAGGttttcagttcctctcattaaaggAGATGTTATACTATCCTTCCTGGCTGACCGCAACATAGACACCGGGTGCAGCTTTTCCGCTGAGAGCCTGTCTTGTACAGATTTCTCCATGGTGGAACATGCCTAAGGCCTCCAAAACctgtgcctcggccacgacctgattacTCAAACTCGcgggtgaattcgaagtctCTGACCTCTTAACACAtgaagagttacaatcctttgttttcatctgcatgtgtttttggacacccttagtacaGTAGTAAACTACTGCAGGCTCCACAGGACAAGATGGTATCCAAGGGGGAGTGTCATTTATCAACTTAAACTGTGAAGTACGTCTTTATTTTCATCAAGACTACCGCAAATGGAGGCAAAAAAGATGAGCTGCGTACTTTTTCATaaaaatacatattttaaatttaaagaaagTAAGATAATTACTGCCAGGAAGTTATGGGTTGATTAAACCTGGCACAGAATATATTCTATACGTCAAAGCCTATAATTTGACAGACCTATGTAGACGCGATGTTATATTCATGAAATCCGAGCAAAGTTAGGATGAATAAATGACGGCTTACCTTAGTTCTGTACAGTGCTCTGTGGTCATAGTACTCATACACAAATTCTCGTTCATGTATATTATCCATGAAATCTGCACTTAGAAGGCTCTCGGGATAGTACCTTCTAAGCGCAGTGAAGACCTCTGATGACCAAGGAGTATCACATTTAGTGAGGGAGTCAACGACACAGTGAGCACAGAATTTTCCATATAGTTGGGAAAACGGACCAAGCCATCGACAGGTGCAAAATGCATTCGTGGTGATTTCATTCAGGGACAGTTTCAGCCTAAGCTTCAAGTTAACTCGctgtaattaaaaattaataaagatgCAGCGAATCAAAAAATGCACATTCTGCTCATTTGTGACATTTTAAAGCTACTTTTCCATCCTTCACATGGTTCTCTGCCAACCCAGAGACCTTAAAATGGAGCTCTACCAACTGGATTGACCAACGGAACAACTATCAGCAGAACAGCATAATATCTGCGAGTGGTAGCCAAAACTTTTCCTTCAATATTAACCAAAGAAATGGGTTTTCCCCAGATGGCAAAAGAATTAATTAGTTAATGTCATACAAGCGAGTTTTGTCAACGTTCCGCTGAAAAACCTCAATGAATTGTTGCAATAATTTGCAAAGTCAGTAGGTAGGCATGCGTATGTTGTCTTCCCATTGTTGAAATGCTACACTTGGGTCGCCGTCATTTCCCCCCGTTCCGGAATACGCCGGCTAATTGATTCCGCTGCCTCGGCGATGCTTAGTGAGCTCTGGTTTTACTCGAAATGGTTTACCACCTCTGATCACCTTTCTTCATCTCAAAAATTGAAATGAGGCAGTCAGTAGCCGGGCCCGCGATCTTTTCAATAAATTATGAAACAAAAAGATTTTTTGCTAGTGAAGATCTTTAGAGTTCGCGGACCCGATTCGAAGAGAAGTCTTTCCGCTTTGGACGCTGTTGTCTGTGACCGGTTTTCCGCTCAACGTGCTATGCTGACATCCAGGTGACTTTCATAAACACGCAACATTTCGTTTGTTTAGATTTAGAGTGGAAACACAAAAAACTTTGGGTTTTTGACTTTTACTTGTCTTCATAATTGTGTAATTCTGGCGGTGAGTGCAGCGGAACCAGCGAGCGGAGTGCAAACGGAAAGTCGATCACCCGGGAGATGGCGATAGTGTTCGTCGTTAGCTAACCGCTTAGCCTGGGATGGGCGCCGATTGTTTTCTTACACCTggcgaggaggaggaggaggaaagagaAGGCTAACACAAAGAAAAATCGTTGCTATCGATTAGTCAActtattatgtttttttttctgctatatTTTCGTAGATTTGCCGCTTGgaaagaaagcaaagaaaggaggaaagatGGCGACGGTGATGCTCATGCTGGCGTCGGTTATGGCGTGGAGGAACAATCGCGAGCTAAACAAATTGGTTGGTCAAAGTGAAGGTCTCGGGTCTATATAAACTAAATTTGTTTCTTAATCTGCATCAGTTGATTGTTTACTCTCTTCCGTTATCCGCCATTCGTTGGGACATTTTATACAAGGCGAGATGAACTCAAAAGTAAGACTTGCACTTGGATTACCTTCTTGGATTTGCATTGTGGATACATTGGATTAACTGGAACTAACTTTGTTATTTTTCGGTCTTCTAGACCTTTGTTACAGTAGCGGTTGCCTTGTTTGCAGTTGCAGCCCCAGCCGTCCTAGCAGGACATTTACTAGGTGGCGGATATGGTGGTCATGGTGGTTTCGGAGGTGGATTCGGTGGAAGCGGCTTTGGAGGAAGTGGCCATGGAGGCTTTGGAGGAAGTGGCCATGGAGGCTATGGAGGAAGTGGTCACGGTGGCTTTGGAGGAAGTGGCCACGGAGGCTTTGGTGGAAGCGGCGGTGGAGGCTATGGAGGAAGCGGCAGTGGCGGAGAAGCTCATGAAGCCGAATTGCAACATTTGGGAACTGTAGTTGGACAAGCTCATTTACCACCCAAAGTTATCAGGATTACTAAGACTGTTGCGGTCAAGGTTCCTGTACCCTACCCAGTCAAGGTTCCACATCCAGTACCACACCCAGTGCCAGTAGAAAAACCATACCCAGTTCATGTACCAAAGATCGTTAAAATCAAGGAAGAGGTTCCAGTACCTGTCCCAGTCCATGGTGGTGATCTTGGAGGCTCTGGAGCTGAAGGTGGATATGGAGGCATCGGAGGAGGATATGGCCACTCAGCAAGTGGATCTATTGGCGGAGGATATGGTGGATCTATTGGCGGAGGATATGGTGGATCTGTTGGCGGAGGATATGGTGGATCTATTGGAGGAGGATATGGTGGAGCCATTGGAGGAGGATATGGTGGAGCCGATGGTGGACACGGAATCGGTGGCGGAATCCTAGGTGGTGATGCTGGCCATGGAATTGGTGGTGGATACATTGGTGGATTCGGCGGTGCTAGTGGTGGATACAGTGGTGCTGAGGGTGGATATGGCGGCGCTGATGGTGGATACGGCGGTGCTGATGGTGGATATGGTGGTGGTTTCGGACATTCCGCTGGTGGTGCTGAAGAAGGACATGCCACTGTTATTGTTGCCAAAGTAGCTGGCGATGCTGGCGCTGGCGCTGGTGCCGGTGGTTATGAAGGCAGTGCCGGTGTCGTTGAACATGGCGCATCGAGTGGTGCTGAAGAACATCATTAAGGCTGCAACTGTAGATGCTAACATTGTTAGTTATTTGTTGACTCGTTACTAGTTCTTGTTGATAATTATTGTTATTTTGTCTATAAGTATTTGTACCTAATATAGtccaaaaaattaattgatttcaaattttattcatATCTTTTGGGAATTTCAAAACGCCGAAACTCTTTCATGGCTTAGACATATTCATTTACTTGTGCACTCGTTGATTCTACTACCGGTAATGATGTTTTGGCGCATCTCTCAAATATTAGGAAAAAAATCGaacattttgttgaaaatatcatGACTCATTTAAAGCAATTCTTACCATATAAATAGCTGGTATGGATAGCATTAGGGTCGGGAATTTCAATACCTTCATTGCCTGCTTTTATTTCTGATTCATGGTCCGATGATTCAGAATCGTTATCTGAATCTAAATCACTTCTATCAGAATCAATCTCTTCTGCCCATTTTTCTAAAGTTTCTTCAAAAACATTGTCCAAAAATTTAACCCCCTTTGAAGTTCCAGAATTAATTCCATCATCTATTTTCATATcctaaaacaaaaacataaagcaATAttaaaacaagccgggaaaccggaagcttgacgcttcaggtataaaaggttttgtgtttccctatgtgaggagcataacgtagttctccattggcttatagcattgactcgagatatttaaatcgctcagttctgggcaggttaccgccattgccagaactcagcgatttaaatatctggaggggcagattacagccattgccagaactcaacgatttaaatatctcgagtcaatgctatctgccaatggaaaactgcgtaatgaaattgtttcacacattatcgcaacctggatgaagtggcattccccaactggtgttctttgtgatcgacatatcagcgcacgtcccaaatctaaaatttaccgcaatgtcgtccgtctgccgctctctatagttctgagtgttggcgactataaaggacaatgaacggcgtcttgcggtaatggggacgaagatgttgcattacactggtggcgcgacacgttttgatcatgtctgaaatgagaatatccgagatcgatatgggtttccaccgattgtggaaaaactgcgagagaggcgttttcgatggtgtggtgatgtaattcacgctaacgagaattcaacaaccagtattggtcagaacatcgaagtcaatggtaagcaaccatatagccggccaaaacaatggtcgcatgatacactggatgggaatttaaaggtctcgcgattacatcctgatcaggaatttgataaaataaaatgacgaaaccgatcatgacgagccgaccccgcttgtgaactgaaggctgaagaaaaagaagaagatatgaggagcgatgagcctgacagttccgtgtcacatagttaaaaattctattggcctctacttttttgaaagtaatttaaatgaatcctttgatggaaagcactgtattgaaatagtcaacctcatacggttcacactctgagtttaatattgttagcaaatgctaagaatttaaccaacatcaaatataaataaccaacattaaatataaacaagtcgggaaaccggaagctagacgcttcaggtatgaaaggttttgtgtatttcttttataaagagatttgggtgtgcatttgtcccattagcatgtagcacgtaaaatatgcatatattatgtgaaaatagccactttcaagtgatattgacattcattgtctCGAAGCAGGATCATgccctatgctgtagcctatattgttgcaaaattttgtgatttcagggtgaacttaaggggggttttcctgtcaattactaaaaattatagtaatgtactattattaactttatttgaacaggtatcggtatggagggtatttcggagcgtaggcaccatatagtgacagccccctgatttttttcagatttttcggtttggtagtttctgaaaatgggttcgttaaaaaaatgaccactttcaaccccccgcacccccaccttttcaacaaatgtcaaaactaagactggcttcgaaaagtactaatcgagatctttaatttgataccccacatgactatatttgaagaaaaaaaatgtacatcctccctttgcatgtatggggattctctcttaaattcgtcgtaaaaggatgtaactcactatatgcatgagtgttcacagtttccacctttctaccaaattgggtgccaatcactacaaccgtctccgagaaaaatgcgtgtgacggacagacagacaaagagacagacagacggacagacagacagacgataaaccgattttaataaggttttgttttacaaacaaaaccttaaaaagggctagggagaattagattcttcttgaatggaattttaatattttactcgaatgtcaattattctcgttaattatgacctcAACGTCTGATTTGTATGGCttggaatgctgttaattagcacgaaattgctaagtttgaacttctataatatTGATGctgattgccagatttccacgaaacttacgtatatacgaaatattgtcctctatgctaatACCAAATTCGGAAATCCTAAGATGAATctaagaggggtttttcagtaaatttctaaaaagtagtaatatactattagtaagtttatttgagcagatatcggaatgggacatattttgaggcctagatttctctAGGCGCACCaacctgattttttttggatttttaggttggatagtttccgaaaatgagtcctgtctcacttcaagtgcgtacattttgactccttactcacgcactttgcaatttatgccaaaactaatatcagtttcggaaagtacaaaccgagacctttgataccctacacaactatatccgttGAAtc is a window encoding:
- the LOC119661793 gene encoding glycine-rich cell wall structural protein 1-like translates to MNSKTFVTVAVALFAVAAPAVLAGHLLGGGYGGHGGFGGGFGGSGFGGSGHGGFGGSGHGGYGGSGHGGFGGSGHGGFGGSGGGGYGGSGSGGEAHEAELQHLGTVVGQAHLPPKVIRITKTVAVKVPVPYPVKVPHPVPHPVPVEKPYPVHVPKIVKIKEEVPVPVPVHGGDLGGSGAEGGYGGIGGGYGHSASGSIGGGYGGSIGGGYGGSVGGGYGGSIGGGYGGAIGGGYGGADGGHGIGGGILGGDAGHGIGGGYIGGFGGASGGYSGAEGGYGGADGGYGGADGGYGGGFGHSAGGAEEGHATVIVAKVAGDAGAGAGAGGYEGSAGVVEHGASSGAEEHH